In Manis javanica isolate MJ-LG chromosome X, MJ_LKY, whole genome shotgun sequence, the DNA window TCTCACCCCTACAAACACTGCTCTCCCTCCCCAGAGAAGGCAaaagacaattttaattctttatttgaaACAAACAACTTCAGAGACAGAAGGTTAGTCGTGACAACAGCTTCTCACTACAACACAAGGGCGGGGCATGGCTCACTGAAGGGACAGGCCAGGCACCTCAGAACAATATATACAGTTTAAACAGTGGCTAAACTGATGACAGTTATAAAAACACAAAGAGGAGGCTGGGGAACAGCAAAGCCAGCAGGGAAGGAACTGGGTACCCCCTTTGCCAGATGCTAATAGTTTTCTAGAACTACAAAGGCAAGATGGGGAAGAACGATGTAGGCAGTAGGGCTGGACCCATACCCACAGCTCCTCACCTATCCTTCGACCACAGATCCCATCCTGCCTGACCTAGGGCTCCCCCAGACTTAGCCTGGTTCTTTTGATAGGGGAAGAACAAGAACAGGGAACCCAGCCCCAAACCAAGTCAGAAGAAGGTAGTTTTAGCCTTGGGACTGTCCATTGAACTAAAGGGAGGCAGTTACAGAAGAGGGCTAAAAGCATGTTGGCATCATGGGGCATGCCAACGTAAGATGGCAGAGAGAGACGAATTCATAAACCAAGGGGACAGGAGTCTATTCCCCATACTTAAGAGCCATTCTCTGCatttgaggaaaagaaagcatttgGAAGTTTTTTTCAATTGTGGCACCAAGGGTTGGTGcttgcaggggtggggaggggagacaaGGTGGTAAGGGGATTCCAACAACCAGTTATTTTATGAGAGGGGAGGAGTGTCTAAGCTCTGTGTTTTAGTTAAGTGGTCCCCTCATaactttcatcatttattttgtatctttcatACAAGACCCTCTAGCATAATACTGGGGAAAAGAGAGCAGGGAGTGGGCCAGGGCATAGAAGGCAGCCGGGTTCTTCCCTTGGCCCAAACTAGGAACAAGGGGCTTTCCCTGCACGGATGGGTCAGGGAACCCAAAGCCAAAAGGATCACCAGACCTATCCACACTCCACCCAGAGTCTGGCCCCAGGAGAAGGCGCTTACTCTGAAACACGAAGAAAATGACCTAGCTGGGTTTCACCCATTACTGGGAGGCTGGCCCCTGATGACAGACGACGGGGGCCCTGTGGTTATCCAGTGGTGTGGAAGGAAGTAAAAGCCAGGGGTTCCttggggaaggcagggagggataagtagAAAAGGGTAGTTGGGGGCCCCTCAGAATTGAGTAGCACTGGTTCCTGGGCCAGTCATCCTATGGGATATGGCCACAGGACAGATACTGGTATGAAAGATGGACACAAACAGCACATGGGCTCAGTCCAGGTCTTCCTCCCCAGGGCGACCTAGCTCCTCATAAATCTCACGCACGGCCAGAATGCGATTAAGCATACTCTCCAACATGCTGCGGTCCATGGGGATCACAGAATACCAGAGAGGTGACTCAGCGATGCAGGACCGTTCGGGTTGCAGGTAGAACACATCGTTGCGAGTCCGGAGGCTTTCAGGACTGCAATGGTGGGAGCAGGGGTGGTAGGACAGAGATCAATACCAAGGCAATGTAGATCCCGTGGGTCCCCAGGCCAACATATTCCTGAAAACCCAACTCACCATTTTGAGagataaaattcatagaacttgACAGGGCAACGGAGGGGATTCATGCGGTTCTCACGCTGCTCTAAGACTGGGGCTTCGTCTTCTCTCTTCCGTTTCCCCGGACCCATGTCTGTAGAGGAGGAGGCACATGATTTAGACCCGCTAAAAGAACAGTGTCAATGAGCCACCTCCAAGAGCACAGTCCAGGACATGGGGAGGAGGCCTCAGGTCACAGAATACAGTCTCATCAAGAACTGAAGGTGGAAGAAGAATCCGTCAGTCTCCCCACAGCAACCAAACATCCTGTAAGGGTGTTGCTCTGCAGCCCACCCAAGTTGATTCCCTGAAGAGGTAATTTCACAAGTTATACAGACAAATGGACAAAAGAGCCTCTATTGCAAGGCAGGGTTTGCCTTCCGAGATACATTAACAGCGATGGCCCCAGCCCCCAGTGCGTTAGTTCAGGTAGGGGCTCCAGCCAGAGAAGGGGCCTTGGGAACTGCACTCAGATGGGGCAGGATGCCAGGGCCAGAATAGAAACCAAGGTGCAGTTCCTATTACACCCAATAGCAAAGAACTACAGAAAGCCTGTCAATCACCCCACCAACTCTCCCCCACAGCCAAACACACCCCATAGCTTCCTACCTGTCCACCACCCAAAAAAAGTAGGCAAGCAAGTAAATTGCTTTGAAATGAGGAAAGGCAGGAAACAGGCAGCTGGGTGGCCTCCTATTTATGCAACAGCCACTGCCCATCAGATTGAAGGACTGGCTGTTTTCACTTTTCCTGCAAACACAGGAATGGAAGGATAGGGAAGCGAGTGGCAAAGGAGCTGGCAGTTACAGCGGGTGGTAGGGGAAATTGGAGAGGGGGTAGAGCAAAGGAGGGGCAGCCTCATACCTCGCCCTTTCCTCTGGCGGACTGGGGCGTAGTAGCGGATGCTCACCACCTTGGTGGTGCCCCGAGGGGTGGTACACTTGCGGGATTGCCGCACCACATTGGTGAAGGAGAGCTGCATGTGCTCCTCTGCTGTTTGCAGCCCAAAAAACTTAGTGTTGAAGAACATGAGGGTGTTGAGAAGGACAAAGGGGGAGTAGACCCCCAGCTGCTTACACTCCCAGAGGTGCTCCTCCTCCACTCGGGAGAACACTGTGTCTGCAAGAGGCAAGAGGGAGAGGCTGATCAGGTGTGATGGACTACCCTGAGCCGATCACTTCTGGTCCCAGAGGACCTGCTCAGAAGCACTCACCACACCCTATGCCCTGGGGAAGTGGCCACCATATAAAGCCCTGACATCGAGCTTCAGGATACAGCAGGACTGGATTTTATAGTTTCCACCTGCTGGAGCAGCTCTTACCACCCTCAAGTTCCAGGCAGGTCAATGTGAACTTTGAGGAGCCcacaatttcttcctttctttcttcccttaccACCCACCCAGGCCACCTTGCTTGTGGGCCCAGAGAGGGCTCTTCAGACCCAAATCTTGATGCCCTCCTCATGTTCAAGGTCAGTGGCTTCGGCTCCCCTAGCTCTAAGCCCCGAGGCACCCAGCTACATgctcctgcccttggcccctcTGTGAGGAGGGGCAGACCAAGCAGGCCAGGACTCCTGGAAGGGTGTGTTGGAGTGGAGGAGAGGGCACAGGGGTTGCTGAATCCCTGTCCCTTACTGTTGGGGAGGAGTGTGGGCTGCCAGGTACTCAGAGACTTGTTGAGTTCTTGAACGAAAGTCAGGTAGTAAAGGTCCGTGAAAATGTTCACCATTCGGTTATTTTCCAGCAAGtactagagaaagaaaagcagacactCATAAAGCTAGATGCCAGGTCCTAGAGGAAAGACAATAGTGCCGAAGGCCCCAGGCACGGTGGCCTTGAGAATCAGGAGACGTTGGAACAGCTAGCTGCGTGGCTCAGTGACGCAGAGTGCTGCTCCCCAGGCACACCTATAAACTCCGAGGGACCGAGGCCTTACTGGAGAAGGAGGAGGTATGGAGAAGATGTGTCCTGGCTGGTTCTTCCTAAGCCTCCCAGACCCCCTTGTCAGATAATGCATGGCTCACTGCCCCCAGTGGGGAGCAAACACTGCCCAACCCCCAGGGAGCCCAGGTCTGCCCATCCTTCCCCTCTGAGAATGGGTGTGAGAACCACCAAGGGGACCCAGAGAGCAATGGAGACTGATCTTTGGCCCACAGTCCTGCAGTGCAGCTTTGATTTTAGAAGGGTATTGACCTATCTTGTCCTATTCAGAGCAGGAGATGAAAGGCAAGCTGCAATCTCAGGATAGGAGACAAGGTGAGGAACAGGGAAAGGGACAGAATCATTTCTGGTGAGACCCTGCCTGGGGTGCTGACAGTGAAGGCAAGCGAGGCATTGTGCAAGGGGTACCTGCTGGATGCCAAGACACAGATAGTAGATACTGTCAGGTTCGTATCTTTCACCATTGGGTCGAGTGATTTCTCTCACAAACTGGGCCAGACCGTAGTTGAGCTCAGCAGCTGAGCAGGCCAGAATGTCCTCTTTGATACGCATAGGTTTGGCTGTGGTGATATGTAGAGGAGGTGGATGGGATTCAGAAAAGTCCCCATGGAAAATTTCATTTAGCTCTACCATTAAGCCCTTTATCCCTCAGTCACATCCAACTCCAGAACAAACCCACCAAATATAAAAGAGCCTTTAGCCTTGAAACCTGGACAGCATCTCCCCTTATTCTGCAACTCCTCCCCATTTGCACAGGATGCCCTTAAGTGATCAGGAATCAgccttcccagccctgccccctgcccctccctccaacccttacctgcctccctcccctgggTACTTACGACCAAAGCGCAGCTCATCCCCCTTGCTGGTTTCTCCATTGGCATATTTTGACTGCACCCAGCACTTCCAAGCATTGACACCATAGGAATAGTTGAGTCCAGTACAGCTGGGTTGGCTGCTCATGGAGTCCCGGGAACAGCTCTCCGAAAGCACCAGTCGCTTTTGACCCTGGAGGTGAGGAGAAAGGCGACGGGGAGGTGGAGGAGGCAAGGCTGGGGGCACCATGGCAGTTAGTCAGGACAGTGTTTTCCACCCAGAGGAGGGACTGACAGAAGAACACAGCAAGCTTCCACAGCACAGAGGCCCCAGGAACGCTCTGCTGACCTTGTCAACTGGGGAGAGAGCAAAGTCCGGCTGTGTCACAGTACTCATGGCGGTGGAGGAAGGAGGTCAGAGAAGGTCAAACTGAGGCTGCTGACTGCGCTACGAGAGCATCCCCTAAACAGGCCCTTTGAGCCTCCAGCCCTCACCTTCCTCATGGTTCGGGGAAGGTCTTGCTCAGCAGACACGTCCTCAGGCCCTACCAGGCCACAGtcaaaaagaaagtctacactgGGGTTAATGTCCAAAGGATCTGtttgagaggaaaggaagaagatatCAATTGTTTAAGATCTCAACCCTGTgggcctcccaccccacccctgcttgCCCACTTGACTCGAGATAAGCCTCCTAGACCACTGCATTACAGCAAAGCTGTACCAAGGCCACACTCAGAGGCATGGAAACACAAAAACTCAACGGTGGGAACGTTCATAACACTCTCAGACTGCACCTTCGTTTATGGTCAAGGTGTTTATGGTCAGTCACCATGTTTATGATCAAGATGGTCCATTTTACGTTATTGTACCACAACTTAAAAAAACAGACTCAGGTGTGAAATGGGGCTCCTGCATCTCAGGTACCATCCACTGTGAGCACCTTCTGTTGCAGGGTTACAAGAAGCACTGTTTAGGGTCATGCTCAGGGTCACAAGGAATGCTCCTTTCCTGATGACACAAATGCCACTACACTTGGCATGCCTCGAATACTACTCACTCTTGGGGAAGTCCGCCTCCAAGTCCTGCCCAGGCTCATCCAAGACATTGGCCATCTTGACAGCCATGGCCAGGACATCGTCTCGAGCTGGGCCAAACAGGTCACAGTCTTCCAGAAGTCCCTCTGCACTCTGGTTGCTCACCAGGTCTAGAAGGTGGGGAGGTTGGTTTAGTCACTACAGCGCCTACCTAGCACCCTCACAGGCTTTCAGGAGCTAATCCCAACCATTCCCCCATCCACTGGGCACCAAGATCACCACTCTACACCCCCTTATGCAGAGACAGACTGGTAGCACCCTGTCTCCCTCATCACCGCTTTCCATGACATACCGCAAAGGTCAGATGAGGCCTTGTCTAACTCCTCAGCCTCTGCAATCATTTCTGCCATAGCCAGGATGTCGGCCTCCAAAGGGTTGGAAGGGATCTTCACCTTCAGCTCCTCAATGGTCTCCACGATCTTGTCTGTGCTTTCCAAGGTAGTGGGCAGGAACATTGGCACAGGCACCTGGAAGCATGAATCCCAACTGAACGCCAAGAACCCCACCAGTGGATGAGAGGGGCAGCTGGTAAGAATAAGGCAGAGGGGGCATCTCAGTCCCAGAAAGGTGAAGGAGGAGCCCACCAGGAAGGGCAGGGAAACTTACTGGGATAGGCATCGAGAAAGGCACTGGGACTTTCTGGCAGTACAGATGCATAGGCACTGGCACAAAGATGGGCACTGGGATGGGCAGCACAATCACCTGCGGCTTCCACTCTTCTGCTGCCGAGAAAGGGGTCTTTTCAGGGTCCCTGCTAGATGGGTGACATTCGACCCAGGACCCAATGGCTGCCTGTCATCCCCAAAGTGCTAACATGTGCTCAGTGTCACAAAACAGCCTTTGTACCAAAGGCTGAGAGACAACTCCATGATTCTATGGCAACCATACACATGATACTTCGGCCACTTAAGAAACCCTCTCGTGTAGCTCCTGGGCACAGGGCCGGAGGCTGGGTCTATGGAATGTGGCCCGCAGCATCCAGGTAATCCTGGCTCACCTGTCTGACTCCCTTTGGACTTCATCTCCACCTTGCAGGAGACCCCCCGATTCTGCATCAGTGGCTTACACATGGCTGCTTTGTTTTTGCGAGGTGTTGCTGGGGGCggcgggggtggaggaggggtggAAGCATTGGGAGCTGATCTGGTCTTTGTAGGGATCTGTAGAGACAAAGGAACATTAGTGCCACCAACTACGATACCCACCTGAGACCATCCTACCCATTGGCTTCGCCCTGACCTTGCCCAGGTTCCCATTTTCCTCTGGGGTCTTCACTGCACTGCTGTTCTCCACTTTGGTTTGAGAGGGGGTCTGGGGCTTCAACTCAGAAGACTGACCTGTAgatcaaaatgaatgaatgctctCAAGTGAGAGGCTAGCTCTCCATTTCCTTTACCCCTGTTCCTAGAGAGCTTCACTAAAAGGCCCCTGAAACGCAAAGGGGAAGTCTAGAATTTCCCCTCCTTGCCACCCAGGTCTAGTTTTATCTAGGCCCCAGAACAGAGGCCAGGAAGATTCTTTGCTCCTGGctgccaagaaaaatgaaaaatattacagTTTCCCCAATCACCCATAATTCAAGACCTTTCATTTAGATGGCCCTCTGGAGTTTCGTACCCCTGGAGCAGCAGAGGGGCCAGGGTACCATTTCAGAAACATCACCAGTTTTCAAACTCACTAAAGGTAGAACTAACGCTGACACTCCCTTCACTCTGAAAACTAACCACAGCCCCCAACTGCCCCATCCCACGTGGGTAGGTTCCCATTCCCTAAAAACACATCCTTTACAGAAAATCAGTGGAATCTAAGAATCCTTACATAAGTCTCCCCTACCCCCCACCTAGCACCTGTCCGGTCTAGAAGCTAAAAGACAACACAGTACCAGGAGCTCGGGCCAGGGGTGCAGTGAAAgcgagaggaagaagagaggggccAGGCCCAGGATTGGACGAGTCCCAGCCAGATGTACCAGAGCGCACCCCCTGCCCAGGACTCACTGTTCAGGAGGCTCTCCGGCCCACTCTGGGTATCCAGGTTGGGCTGGTTCTGCTGGCTGTAGAAGCGCAGCAGACACTGCTGGGTGCAGAAGTGACGGATCTGCCCACGCCAGTGGATGGTCTCCAGCAGCTTCCCCTGGCGCTTACAGGCATGGCACCGGGCAGCCTGGGGGTGTTGACAGGATGGTCAGACCTGCCTCCCTCACACGTGCTGGGCCCTTCAGCCTGGGAGGAGCCAGGCTGCTCCTGTCAGAGGCTGGGCCAGCTGGAGCTCCCTCCCTGGAGATGGGCCGCACCCGGATCACATACAGAAGCCTCCCTGGTCCTCCTTTCGAATGCTCTGCCCCCCTTACCTTGCAGTACCACAGCAGGTACTTGCTCTTACAGTCCTCACTGCAGAAGTCCCAGGTGCTGCCATCCAGCTGCTCGGTAACTCCGCGCTGGCAGGTCTGGGAGCAGTAAGTACAAGTGATGCAGCACAATCCCAGCTTCTTGGTGAAGTCCTGTTTGTACAGCAGCACGCAGCCTGGAAAGAGGGAAGAATCCAGAGACACAGAGGTCTTCATGGCCACAAGACCCAACCTTTCCAAGGTGGACCACCTGAAACCTCTCATCTCTTGCCCAAAGCCCAAGGATGGACAACATAGAGTATCCTAGCCCTCACCCAACAGACAGCATTCCAAACCCCGCCTCCTTTCTCCGCAAGCTCCCTGCCTGTGAGGTACAAGGcctcctgccccttctccagTTGCTTACCTTCACTGCAGAAGCTCTTCTCCACCCCACTGAATCGGAGCTTCTCATGCAGGAGTTTTTCCTGCCGGCAGTGCTCACACTGGGACACCACACCTCGAAGCCGCTTGAAGTCCTCACAGCAATCACGGCAGCAGAACTGGAACACTTGGTCCTGAGATGGGGGCACAGGGCGGGGAGGACAGAGCTGTGACATCTGGACCTGGTACGAGCCCAGAGGAAGGAGCCCTTCAGACAGGTGTCTGGTCGTTTGGCAGgatgtgggtgggggtgggatctTACCTGCCAGTCCAAGACCTCAGGCTTGCCACTGAAGAGGCTGTGGCAGTAGTGACAGCTCAGGTGAATGCCCCCCTCAGGGCTTGTGCGctggagggaaggaagacaagggaggtgtgtggtggtggtggagaaggGAAGTCAGGCTGGCTCTTTGCCCTGTCCAGGCCTACCTACCCCAATTCTCATACCCTCTCTCTGTTACCACATCCTTCATTAATTCCCGGTCCAGGGTCTGGAGTACCTGGAATTTGGTCCAGCAGCTGGGGCTGCAGAATTGGTAGACTGTGCGATCAACCTTGTTGTAGTAACAGGGGTCAGAGTGGCTGCGACGGCAGAAGCTGCAGGGTCGGGGAGGGCCTGGggcatagagagagagagagggaaagagaaagagagagtgacGGGGGAGGGGGGGGGCGGAAGAtggggggacagagagagagagagagcacacaGAAGGTGTAAGGCAGTGCAGAGATGGAACAGGAGATCCACGGGGAAATGTGGTGGGGCTGAGGTCGGGCAGCAAGGATTACTTCAGAAGAGGGGAGTATGGGAGGTAGAAGGAAGGCCAGCAGGGGTCTCGGGAGAAGAAGGCTTTGCACCTACCAGTGAGCCCTGCCTGCTTCACTTTGTAAGAGGTGGTGCAGCACAGGGAACAGAACAAGCTGGTCTTGCCATTACGATCCACATGTGATAGCATCTCAAAGTTCTTACACAGGGTCTTGCACCAGACACAGGGGTACACACGTGTGTTTTTCTGTgaggatggggaaggagaggctgaggctggatttgtcccttcacttttatttgttaaatttttaagACATGAGATATTTCAGACATACAAAAAAGTATAGACGATGATGTAACAAAGACCTGTGTATCCACCAGCCAgcttcaaaaataaaacataacaggTACAACTGAAACCCCctttatttgttttattcctcCCGGCCCTCGACCCATCAGGCACCTTTATTTTTTACCCAAGAACCACACCCCCATCCACAGCCCTCTAAAGTGCTACTCCCTCGGCCCCACCTTCTTGTACGCCCCCAAGCAGGTTGTGTTGCAGAACCGCTTTTGCTGGCCCTCATGGAAGAGGAGCTCGGGGCCAGGGCTCCCCATCTTGCTGTAGATATAAGCCCCGCACTGGTCACAACAGTTGGTTTTCAGTCCCTTGTTGGCCCGGAATTTGGAGAAGCAAGAGTCGCTGCAGAGCCGGTGCACCACGCTGCCATTGCTGACCTCATGTAGGAcctgccacacacacaaacaccctgAGATGGGGCCTGGCCACTACCACCCCCCCAAATGCAAGGACAGCCCACCCCGCCTCACCCTAGACCTTCACAGTGGACAATGGGCCCAGGGACCCCCCAACCTGCACATCAGGCTGCCGACTTGATGGTGAGGTCCCGGGAGGCAAGGAAGGCCAGCTGCACACATCCTGGAGAAGCTCTATCCTTGAATACGCTCCCTCATGATGGctgcctctcctccccactcccttcttccacagggcctggcccctgcagccccaggatTGCAGGGGCAGCTCAGGGCTGGCCAGGCTCTGTAAAGCAGCCCCCATCgagcttcctcacctctcctgTCTTCTGGCATATGCTGCAGCGAGTGGCGTCGGCGGGGTCACCAGCCTGGGGCATTGGGCGCTGCTGCTGGGCCtcatagagagagagacagacggATGTGCAGAACTCGTGAAAGGAGCCTCCTGAACCAGTCTGCGCCACAACTGAGT includes these proteins:
- the ZMYM3 gene encoding zinc finger MYM-type protein 3 isoform X4, yielding MDPSDFPSPFDPLTLPEKPLAGDLPVDMEFGEDLLESQTAPTRGWAPPGPSPSSGALDLLDTPAGLEKDPGVLDGATDLLGLGGLLYKAPSPPEMDHGREGTFVWAAGDQTLEPGPGDQTPEVVPPDPGAGANPSLPEGLLAPLAPDSPITLQSPHVEEEVTTSIATGRRGSPGQEEELPQGQQHSPNAPPSPSVGETVGDGINSSQTKPRGPSPSAHPSLPGDGQTGKASEKPPERKRSERVRRVEPPKPEVVDSTESIPVSDEDSDAMVDDPNDEDFVPFRPRRSPRMSLRSSVAQRAGRSAASTKMTCAHCRTPLQKGQTAYQRKGLPQLFCSSSCLTTFSKKPSGKKTCTFCKKEIWNTKDSVVAQTGSGGSFHEFCTSVCLSLYEAQQQRPMPQAGDPADATRCSICQKTGEVLHEVSNGSVVHRLCSDSCFSKFRANKGLKTNCCDQCGAYIYSKMGSPGPELLFHEGQQKRFCNTTCLGAYKKKNTRVYPCVWCKTLCKNFEMLSHVDRNGKTSLFCSLCCTTSYKVKQAGLTGPPRPCSFCRRSHSDPCYYNKVDRTVYQFCSPSCWTKFQRTSPEGGIHLSCHYCHSLFSGKPEVLDWQDQVFQFCCRDCCEDFKRLRGVVSQCEHCRQEKLLHEKLRFSGVEKSFCSEGCVLLYKQDFTKKLGLCCITCTYCSQTCQRGVTEQLDGSTWDFCSEDCKSKYLLWYCKAARCHACKRQGKLLETIHWRGQIRHFCTQQCLLRFYSQQNQPNLDTQSGPESLLNSQSSELKPQTPSQTKVENSSAVKTPEENGNLGKIPTKTRSAPNASTPPPPPPPPATPRKNKAAMCKPLMQNRGVSCKVEMKSKGSQTEEWKPQVIVLPIPVPIFVPVPMHLYCQKVPVPFSMPIPVPVPMFLPTTLESTDKIVETIEELKVKIPSNPLEADILAMAEMIAEAEELDKASSDLCDLVSNQSAEGLLEDCDLFGPARDDVLAMAVKMANVLDEPGQDLEADFPKNPLDINPSVDFLFDCGLVGPEDVSAEQDLPRTMRKGQKRLVLSESCSRDSMSSQPSCTGLNYSYGVNAWKCWVQSKYANGETSKGDELRFGPKPMRIKEDILACSAAELNYGLAQFVREITRPNGERYEPDSIYYLCLGIQQYLLENNRMVNIFTDLYYLTFVQELNKSLSTWQPTLLPNNTVFSRVEEEHLWECKQLGVYSPFVLLNTLMFFNTKFFGLQTAEEHMQLSFTNVVRQSRKCTTPRGTTKVVSIRYYAPVRQRKGRDMGPGKRKREDEAPVLEQRENRMNPLRCPVKFYEFYLSKCPESLRTRNDVFYLQPERSCIAESPLWYSVIPMDRSMLESMLNRILAVREIYEELGRPGEEDLD
- the ZMYM3 gene encoding zinc finger MYM-type protein 3 isoform X3; translated protein: MDPSDFPSPFDPLTLPEKPLAGDLPVDMEFGEDLLESQTAPTRGWAPPGPSPSSGALDLLDTPAGLEKDPGVLDGATDLLGLGGLLYKAPSPPEMDHGREGTFVWAAGDQTLEPGPGDQTPEVVPPDPGAGANPSLPEGLLAPLAPDSPITLQSPHVEEEVTTSIATGRRGSPGQEEELPQGQQHSPNAPPSPSVGETVGDGINSSQTKPRGPSPSAHPSLPGDGQTGKASEKPPERKRSERVRRVEPPKPEVVDSTESIPVSDEDSDAMVDDPNDEDFVPFRPRRSPRMSLRSSVAQRAGRSAASTKMTCAHCRTPLQKGQTAYQRKGLPQLFCSSSCLTTFSKKPSGKKTCTFCKKEIWNTKDSVVAQTGSGGSFHEFCTSVCLSLYEAQQQRPMPQAGDPADATRCSICQKTGEVLHEVSNGSVVHRLCSDSCFSKFRANKGLKTNCCDQCGAYIYSKMGSPGPELLFHEGQQKRFCNTTCLGAYKKKNTRVYPCVWCKTLCKNFEMLSHVDRNGKTSLFCSLCCTTSYKVKQAGLTGPPRPCSFCRRSHSDPCYYNKVDRTVYQFCSPSCWTKFQRTSPEGGIHLSCHYCHSLFSGKPEVLDWQDQVFQFCCRDCCEDFKRLRGVVSQCEHCRQEKLLHEKLRFSGVEKSFCSEGCVLLYKQDFTKKLGLCCITCTYCSQTCQRGVTEQLDGSTWDFCSEDCKSKYLLWYCKAARCHACKRQGKLLETIHWRGQIRHFCTQQCLLRFYSQQNQPNLDTQSGPESLLNSQSSELKPQTPSQTKVENSSAVKTPEENGNLGKIPTKTRSAPNASTPPPPPPPPATPRKNKAAMCKPLMQNRGVSCKVEMKSKGSQTAEEWKPQVIVLPIPVPIFVPVPMHLYCQKVPVPFSMPIPVPVPMFLPTTLESTDKIVETIEELKVKIPSNPLEADILAMAEMIAEAEELDKASSDLCDLVSNQSAEGLLEDCDLFGPARDDVLAMAVKMANVLDEPGQDLEADFPKNPLDINPSVDFLFDCGLVGPEDVSAEQDLPRTMRKGQKRLVLSESCSRDSMSSQPSCTGLNYSYGVNAWKCWVQSKYANGETSKGDELRFGPKPMRIKEDILACSAAELNYGLAQFVREITRPNGERYEPDSIYYLCLGIQQYLLENNRMVNIFTDLYYLTFVQELNKSLSTWQPTLLPNNTVFSRVEEEHLWECKQLGVYSPFVLLNTLMFFNTKFFGLQTAEEHMQLSFTNVVRQSRKCTTPRGTTKVVSIRYYAPVRQRKGRDMGPGKRKREDEAPVLEQRENRMNPLRCPVKFYEFYLSKCPESLRTRNDVFYLQPERSCIAESPLWYSVIPMDRSMLESMLNRILAVREIYEELGRPGEEDLD
- the ZMYM3 gene encoding zinc finger MYM-type protein 3 isoform X2, coding for MDPSDFPSPFDPLTLPEKPLAGDLPVDMEFGEDLLESQTAPTRGWAPPGPSPSSGALDLLDTPAGLEKDPGVLDGATDLLGLGGLLYKAPSPPEMDHGREGTFVWAAGDQTLEPGPGDQTPEVVPPDPGAGANPSLPEGLLAPLAPDSPITLQSPHVEEEVTTSIATGRRGSPGQEEELPQGQQHSPNAPPSPSVGETVGDGINSSQTKPRGPSPSAHPSLPGDGQTGKASEKPPERVQKRSERVRRVEPPKPEVVDSTESIPVSDEDSDAMVDDPNDEDFVPFRPRRSPRMSLRSSVAQRAGRSAASTKMTCAHCRTPLQKGQTAYQRKGLPQLFCSSSCLTTFSKKPSGKKTCTFCKKEIWNTKDSVVAQTGSGGSFHEFCTSVCLSLYEAQQQRPMPQAGDPADATRCSICQKTGEVLHEVSNGSVVHRLCSDSCFSKFRANKGLKTNCCDQCGAYIYSKMGSPGPELLFHEGQQKRFCNTTCLGAYKKKNTRVYPCVWCKTLCKNFEMLSHVDRNGKTSLFCSLCCTTSYKVKQAGLTGPPRPCSFCRRSHSDPCYYNKVDRTVYQFCSPSCWTKFQRTSPEGGIHLSCHYCHSLFSGKPEVLDWQDQVFQFCCRDCCEDFKRLRGVVSQCEHCRQEKLLHEKLRFSGVEKSFCSEGCVLLYKQDFTKKLGLCCITCTYCSQTCQRGVTEQLDGSTWDFCSEDCKSKYLLWYCKAARCHACKRQGKLLETIHWRGQIRHFCTQQCLLRFYSQQNQPNLDTQSGPESLLNSQSSELKPQTPSQTKVENSSAVKTPEENGNLGKIPTKTRSAPNASTPPPPPPPPATPRKNKAAMCKPLMQNRGVSCKVEMKSKGSQTEEWKPQVIVLPIPVPIFVPVPMHLYCQKVPVPFSMPIPVPVPMFLPTTLESTDKIVETIEELKVKIPSNPLEADILAMAEMIAEAEELDKASSDLCDLVSNQSAEGLLEDCDLFGPARDDVLAMAVKMANVLDEPGQDLEADFPKNPLDINPSVDFLFDCGLVGPEDVSAEQDLPRTMRKGQKRLVLSESCSRDSMSSQPSCTGLNYSYGVNAWKCWVQSKYANGETSKGDELRFGPKPMRIKEDILACSAAELNYGLAQFVREITRPNGERYEPDSIYYLCLGIQQYLLENNRMVNIFTDLYYLTFVQELNKSLSTWQPTLLPNNTVFSRVEEEHLWECKQLGVYSPFVLLNTLMFFNTKFFGLQTAEEHMQLSFTNVVRQSRKCTTPRGTTKVVSIRYYAPVRQRKGRDMGPGKRKREDEAPVLEQRENRMNPLRCPVKFYEFYLSKCPESLRTRNDVFYLQPERSCIAESPLWYSVIPMDRSMLESMLNRILAVREIYEELGRPGEEDLD